The Streptomyces camelliae genome window below encodes:
- a CDS encoding M4 family metallopeptidase, with product MRRNSSRGRTSHTPQHHTSQHHTPRPRTTHRRTATLALAGVAALIAAAVQTGAASAAPAAKAQPGKANPAHLALRLTPSQRAELLRDADATKAATARSIGLGSQEKLVVKDVVKDTDGTLHTRYERTYAGLPVLGGDLVVDTNGSRKTMDVIRATNATMKVAGLTPKVSQAAAEKQAVQRAKARGGTRSAATGVRKVIWAATGRPVLAYETIVGGLQDDGTPNQLHVITDAATGKKLYEYQGIETGIGNTQYSGQVTLSTTQSGSTYTLTDGTRGGHKTYNLNHGSSGTGTLFSQSNDTWGNGTTSNAATAGADAAYGAQETWDFYKNTFGRSGIKNDGVGAYSRVHYGNAYVNAFWDDSCFCMTYGDGSNNADPLTSLDVAGHEMSHGVTSNTAGLDYSDESGGLNEATSDIMGTGVEFYANNASDPGDYLIGEKININGDGTPLRYMDQPSKDGSSADSWYSGVGGLDVHYSSGIANHFFYLLSEGSGAKTINGVSYNSPTSDGLPVTGIGRDKALQIWYRALTTKFTSTTNYADARTGTLAAAGELYGTSSAEYAAVQDAWAAVNVGSRSGGGGGGGGTGSTYDNNTQMAIPDNGPAITSAITVSGRTGNAPGNLQVSVDITHTWRGDLVIDLIGPSGTAYRLKNFSSSDSADNVKTTYTVNASAEPANGTWKLQVQDQASQDTGTLNDWKLTFP from the coding sequence TTGAGACGCAATTCCTCTCGCGGACGCACCTCCCACACCCCGCAGCACCACACCTCCCAGCACCACACCCCCCGGCCCCGCACCACCCACCGCCGTACCGCCACCCTCGCCCTGGCCGGTGTCGCCGCGCTGATCGCCGCCGCCGTGCAGACGGGCGCGGCCAGCGCGGCACCGGCGGCCAAGGCGCAGCCCGGCAAGGCGAACCCGGCGCACCTGGCGCTCAGGCTCACGCCCTCGCAGCGCGCCGAGCTGCTGCGCGACGCCGATGCCACGAAGGCCGCGACGGCGCGCTCGATCGGCCTCGGCAGCCAGGAGAAGCTGGTCGTCAAGGACGTCGTGAAGGACACCGACGGCACCCTGCACACCCGCTACGAGCGGACGTACGCCGGCCTGCCCGTGCTCGGCGGCGACCTGGTCGTGGACACGAACGGGTCCCGCAAGACCATGGACGTCATCCGGGCCACGAACGCCACCATGAAGGTCGCCGGCCTCACCCCGAAGGTCTCGCAGGCCGCGGCCGAGAAACAGGCCGTGCAGCGGGCGAAGGCCCGCGGCGGCACCAGGTCGGCCGCGACCGGCGTCCGCAAGGTGATCTGGGCGGCGACCGGCAGGCCCGTCCTCGCCTACGAGACGATCGTCGGCGGCCTCCAGGACGACGGCACCCCGAACCAGCTGCACGTCATCACCGACGCCGCCACCGGAAAGAAGCTGTACGAGTACCAGGGCATCGAGACCGGCATCGGCAACACCCAGTACAGCGGGCAGGTCACGCTGTCCACGACCCAGTCGGGCTCGACGTACACGCTGACCGACGGCACGCGCGGCGGTCACAAGACGTACAACCTGAACCACGGCAGTTCGGGCACCGGCACGCTGTTCTCGCAGTCCAACGACACCTGGGGCAACGGCACGACGTCCAACGCCGCCACCGCGGGCGCCGACGCAGCCTACGGCGCGCAGGAGACCTGGGACTTCTACAAGAACACCTTCGGCCGCAGCGGCATCAAGAACGACGGCGTCGGCGCCTACTCCCGCGTCCACTACGGCAACGCGTACGTGAACGCCTTCTGGGACGACAGCTGCTTCTGCATGACCTACGGCGACGGCTCGAACAACGCCGACCCGCTGACCTCGCTCGACGTGGCCGGCCACGAGATGAGCCACGGCGTCACCTCCAACACCGCGGGCCTCGACTACAGCGACGAGTCCGGCGGCCTGAACGAGGCCACCAGCGACATCATGGGCACCGGCGTGGAGTTCTACGCCAACAACGCCTCCGACCCCGGTGACTACCTCATCGGCGAGAAGATCAACATCAACGGCGACGGCACCCCGCTGCGCTACATGGACCAGCCCAGCAAGGACGGCAGCTCCGCCGACTCCTGGTACTCGGGCGTGGGCGGCCTCGACGTGCACTACTCGTCGGGCATCGCCAACCACTTCTTCTACCTGCTGAGCGAGGGCAGCGGCGCCAAGACGATCAACGGCGTCAGCTACAACTCGCCCACCTCGGACGGGCTTCCGGTCACCGGCATCGGCCGGGACAAGGCGCTGCAGATCTGGTACCGGGCGCTGACCACCAAGTTCACGTCCACCACGAACTACGCCGACGCCCGCACCGGCACCCTCGCGGCGGCGGGCGAGCTGTACGGCACCTCCAGCGCCGAGTACGCCGCGGTGCAGGACGCCTGGGCGGCCGTCAACGTCGGCTCGCGCTCGGGCGGCGGCGGAGGCGGAGGCGGTACCGGGTCGACGTACGACAACAACACACAGATGGCGATCCCGGACAACGGTCCGGCCATCACCTCGGCCATCACCGTCTCGGGCCGGACCGGAAACGCGCCGGGCAACCTCCAGGTGAGCGTCGACATCACGCACACCTGGCGGGGCGACCTGGTGATCGACCTCATCGGTCCGTCGGGCACCGCGTACCGGCTGAAGAACTTCAGCTCCTCCGACTCGGCCGACAACGTGAAGACGACGTACACGGTGAACGCGTCGGCCGAACCGGCCAACGGAACCTGGAAGTTGCAGGTGCAGGATCAGGCCAGCCAGGACACGGGCACGCTCAACGACTGGAAGCTGACCTTCCCGTAA
- a CDS encoding M4 family metallopeptidase — MSPLYARHKRTTLAIATAVAAGALLSTGLTTSATAAAKAPLAAAPAALSATAHVSLIQQAQANTAETAQKIGLGTKEQLIVKDVVKDNDGTVHTRYERTYAGLPVLGGDLVVHTAKSGRTEGVTKATKATIKVASLTPQITPAKAEKQAVAAARTLGSAQSTANGARKVIWAGSGKPVLAYETIVGGLQDDGTPNQLHVITDAATGKKLFEYQGVENATGTGKTLYSGTVGLTVNLSGSTYQLYDTSRGGHKTYNLARKTSGTGTLVTNSTSTFGTGTASTSSSNQTAAADAAYGAQETWDYYKNTFGRSGIKNDGKAAYSRVHYGSSYVNAFWDDSCFCMTYGDGSGNADPLTSLDVAGHEMTHGVTANTAGLDYSGESGGLNEATSDILGGVGVEFYANNPSDPGDYLIGEKININGDGTPLRYMDKPSKDGSSADSWSSSVGDLDVHYSSGVANHFFYLLSEGSGAKTINGVSYNSPTSNGSTVTGIGRAKALQIWYKALTTYFTSTTNYSDARAGTLSAAADLYGSSSTEYKTVAAAWSAVNVS; from the coding sequence GTGAGCCCCCTCTACGCGCGTCACAAGCGCACCACTCTGGCCATCGCCACCGCTGTCGCCGCCGGAGCCCTGCTCTCCACCGGACTGACCACCAGCGCCACGGCCGCCGCCAAGGCCCCCCTCGCCGCCGCCCCGGCCGCACTGTCCGCCACGGCCCACGTCTCGCTGATCCAGCAGGCACAGGCGAACACCGCCGAGACCGCACAGAAGATAGGCCTCGGCACCAAGGAGCAGCTGATCGTCAAGGACGTCGTCAAGGACAACGACGGCACCGTCCACACCCGCTACGAGCGCACCTACGCCGGCCTCCCTGTCCTCGGCGGCGACCTCGTCGTCCACACCGCCAAGTCGGGCAGGACCGAGGGCGTCACCAAGGCGACCAAGGCGACCATCAAGGTGGCCTCGCTCACGCCGCAGATCACCCCCGCCAAGGCGGAGAAGCAGGCGGTCGCCGCCGCCAGAACGCTCGGCTCCGCCCAGAGCACCGCGAACGGCGCGCGCAAGGTGATCTGGGCCGGCTCCGGCAAGCCCGTCCTCGCCTACGAGACGATCGTCGGCGGCCTCCAGGACGACGGCACCCCGAACCAGCTCCACGTCATCACCGACGCCGCGACGGGCAAGAAGCTCTTCGAGTACCAGGGCGTCGAGAACGCGACCGGCACCGGCAAGACGCTGTACTCGGGCACCGTCGGCCTCACCGTCAACCTGTCGGGCTCGACGTACCAGCTGTACGACACCTCGCGCGGCGGCCACAAGACCTACAACCTGGCCCGCAAGACGTCCGGCACCGGCACCCTGGTCACCAACTCGACCAGCACCTTCGGCACCGGCACCGCCTCCACCTCCTCCAGCAACCAGACGGCCGCCGCCGACGCCGCCTACGGCGCGCAGGAGACCTGGGACTACTACAAGAACACCTTCGGCCGCAGCGGCATCAAGAACGACGGCAAGGCCGCCTACTCCCGCGTCCACTACGGCAGCTCGTACGTGAACGCCTTCTGGGACGACAGCTGCTTCTGCATGACCTACGGCGACGGCAGCGGCAACGCCGACCCGCTGACCTCGCTCGACGTGGCCGGCCACGAGATGACCCATGGCGTCACCGCCAACACCGCGGGCCTCGACTACAGCGGCGAGTCCGGCGGTCTGAACGAGGCGACCTCCGACATCCTCGGCGGCGTCGGCGTGGAGTTCTACGCCAACAACCCCTCCGACCCCGGTGACTACCTCATCGGCGAGAAGATCAACATCAACGGCGACGGCACCCCGCTGCGCTACATGGACAAGCCCAGCAAGGACGGCAGCTCGGCCGACTCCTGGTCCTCGTCGGTCGGCGACCTGGACGTCCACTACTCCTCGGGCGTCGCGAACCACTTCTTCTACCTCCTGTCGGAGGGCAGCGGCGCGAAGACGATCAACGGCGTCTCGTACAACTCCCCGACGTCGAACGGCTCCACGGTCACCGGCATCGGCCGCGCCAAGGCGCTGCAGATCTGGTACAAGGCGCTGACCACGTACTTCACGTCGACCACCAACTACTCGGACGCCCGCGCGGGCACCCTGTCGGCGGCGGCGGACCTGTACGGCTCCAGCAGCACCGAGTACAAGACGGTGGCCGCGGCCTGGTCGGCGGTCAACGTCAGCTGA
- a CDS encoding DUF1990 domain-containing protein, translated as MSSAPFTYEPVGATRDDLTYCPPGFHPLFVRTRLGEGEKLFQRAAEAVLSWEMHRALGVGIDTTADRAAPGVDVTVTLAGLLKAPCRIIWTVEQPRRAGWAYGTLEGHPECGEEAFLIDRTGDGTVWLTVAAFSKPAKWYTRAAGPATRGLQHAYARRCGTVLKRLCEGLSEE; from the coding sequence ATGTCCTCGGCGCCCTTCACCTACGAGCCGGTCGGCGCGACCCGCGACGACCTGACGTACTGCCCGCCCGGCTTCCACCCCCTCTTCGTCCGCACCCGCCTCGGCGAGGGCGAAAAGCTCTTCCAGCGGGCGGCCGAGGCGGTCCTGAGCTGGGAGATGCACCGCGCTCTGGGCGTCGGCATCGATACGACGGCCGACCGCGCGGCCCCCGGCGTCGACGTCACCGTCACCCTCGCCGGCCTCCTCAAGGCCCCCTGCCGCATCATCTGGACCGTGGAACAACCCCGCCGCGCCGGCTGGGCCTACGGCACCCTCGAAGGCCACCCCGAATGCGGCGAGGAAGCCTTCCTCATCGACCGCACAGGCGACGGCACGGTCTGGCTGACCGTGGCCGCCTTCAGCAAACCGGCCAAGTGGTACACGAGGGCGGCCGGCCCGGCGACGCGGGGCCTTCAGCATGCCTACGCCCGCCGGTGCGGGACGGTGCTGAAGCGGTTGTGCGAGGGGCTGTCGGAGGAGTGA
- a CDS encoding ATP-binding protein produces the protein MSVPAIEPPAPHCPLLTPMYPADPTPPTPGTLAYSLTLPAALASPSLARASARAMLEAHGLSDVLDAALLAVGELTAVATQFTDSSEFYLSLRYRWDTLRVIVYDSHPPHAQPNLAAACDTRRRAALRFLSCLCRACDGDWGFGPTREPGGGTRMWATLPRAGAAAFGASGSRVGQRNGMVTQGLLGSDIRMRWASTTGLWRSRLTPGS, from the coding sequence ATGTCTGTGCCCGCAATCGAACCGCCAGCGCCCCACTGCCCCCTGCTGACACCGATGTACCCGGCGGACCCCACCCCGCCCACCCCGGGAACCCTCGCCTACAGCCTCACGCTCCCCGCCGCCCTCGCGAGCCCGTCCTTGGCGAGAGCGTCGGCGCGGGCGATGCTGGAGGCGCACGGGCTGAGTGACGTGCTCGACGCGGCACTGCTGGCGGTGGGGGAACTGACGGCGGTGGCCACCCAGTTCACTGACTCGTCGGAGTTCTACCTCTCGCTCCGCTACCGCTGGGACACCCTCCGGGTGATCGTCTACGACAGCCACCCGCCCCACGCGCAGCCGAACCTCGCTGCCGCCTGCGACACCCGCCGCCGCGCCGCCCTCCGCTTCCTGTCCTGCCTCTGCCGCGCCTGCGACGGCGACTGGGGATTCGGACCGACCCGTGAACCGGGCGGCGGGACGCGGATGTGGGCGACGCTGCCGAGGGCGGGGGCGGCGGCGTTCGGGGCGAGCGGTTCACGGGTCGGTCAGCGGAACGGGATGGTGACCCAGGGGCTGCTGGGCTCGGACATCAGGATGCGATGGGCCTCGACCACAGGGCTCTGGCGTAGTCGCTTGACGCCCGGTTCGTGA
- a CDS encoding helix-turn-helix domain-containing protein, producing MPPRTTPTERQKRLGSELRKMRTAAGMTADQAAGLLGLDRAKISNIETGIRTISPERLRTLACNCACSDQAYVDALVAMARPNGRGWWERYRGSLSPGLLDIAELESYAVRMRTAHTAHIPGLLQTNDHALELFRAVLPRLPDHEVALRLAYRVERQRVLEAEDAPEYVALVHEAALRMQFGGRAVARAQLNHLLKLSERPPVRLLVIPFSAGTFPGAGQTVNYLEAAVPQLDTVQVDSSHGPEFLSSEAQLAKYRAHLDWMERITLSPEASRDFVHDIANSL from the coding sequence ATGCCACCGAGGACCACGCCCACGGAGCGTCAGAAGCGTCTGGGCAGCGAACTGCGCAAGATGCGCACAGCAGCGGGGATGACCGCGGATCAGGCCGCAGGCCTGCTCGGACTGGACCGGGCGAAGATCTCCAACATCGAGACAGGGATCCGGACCATCAGCCCGGAACGGCTGCGCACCCTCGCCTGCAACTGCGCCTGTTCGGATCAGGCCTACGTCGATGCCCTGGTGGCCATGGCAAGGCCCAACGGGCGTGGCTGGTGGGAGCGTTACCGAGGTTCCCTGTCCCCCGGCCTGCTGGACATCGCGGAACTGGAGTCGTACGCCGTCCGGATGCGCACAGCGCACACCGCTCACATCCCTGGTCTGCTACAGACCAACGATCACGCTCTCGAACTCTTCCGCGCCGTACTGCCCCGGCTGCCGGACCATGAGGTAGCCCTGCGGCTCGCCTATCGCGTGGAACGACAGCGCGTGCTGGAGGCGGAGGACGCTCCGGAGTACGTCGCCCTCGTCCACGAGGCCGCTCTGCGCATGCAGTTCGGTGGCCGCGCTGTGGCGCGTGCCCAACTCAACCATCTGCTGAAGTTGTCAGAGCGTCCACCAGTACGGCTGTTGGTCATCCCGTTCTCCGCCGGCACCTTCCCGGGGGCCGGACAGACGGTCAACTACCTCGAAGCAGCCGTCCCCCAGCTCGACACGGTTCAGGTCGACAGCTCGCACGGCCCGGAATTCCTGAGCAGCGAGGCACAGTTGGCCAAGTACCGTGCCCACTTGGACTGGATGGAGCGCATCACCCTGTCACCGGAGGCATCGCGCGACTTCGTCCACGACATCGCCAACAGCTTGTGA
- a CDS encoding glycosyltransferase family 1 protein, whose product MKAIRRFTVRPVLPEPLRPLSDLARNLRWSWHAETRDLFQSVDPEAWAGAQRDPVRLLGRVRPARLAQLAEDRRFLRRLTAVADDLDDYLTGDRWYQAQTDGLPAAVAYFSPEFGITAALPQYSGGLGILAGDHLKAASDLGVPLIGVGLLYRHGYFRQTLSRDGWQQEHYPVLDPNELPLTQLKEPDGTPARLTLALPGGKALHARIWLAQVGRVPLLMLDSDVEDNELGERGVTDRLYGGGSEHRLLQEMLLGIGGVRAVRTYCRLTGHPEPEVFHTNEGHAGFLGLERIAELAAGGLDFDSALEAVRAGTVFTTHTPVPAGIDRFDRELVARHFGPEAELPGIDVQRILTLGMETYPGGEPNLFNMAVMGLRLAQRANGVSLLHGQVSRDMFAGLWPGFDSDEVPITSVTNGVHAPTWVAPEVLRLGAREVGAQRAEDALTVGGSDRWDSVADIPDQEIWELRRTLREQLVLEVRERLRASWRQRGAGNAELGWIDGVLDPEVLTIGFARRVPSYKRLTLMLRDRDRLMDLLLHPERPVQIVVAGKAHPADDSGKRLVQELVRFADDPRVRHRIVFLPDYGMAMAQKLYPGCDIWLNNPLRPLEACGTSGMKAALNGCLNLSVLDGWWDEWFQPDFGWAIPTADGAGTDPDRRDDIEAAALYDLLEQRVTPRFYERGRGGLPDRWIQMVRQTLTLLGPKVLAGRMVREYVERLYAPAAQAHRALTPDTARDLAAWKARVRAAWPRVSVDHVETTATTATAELGTTVGLRVRVALGELTPDDVEVQAVSGRVDAEDHITDATVVPLKPAGTPDLEGRVLYEGPLSLDRTGPYGYTVRVLPAHRLLASAAELGLVAVPSGEVVEGAGVLLR is encoded by the coding sequence GTGAAGGCGATCCGTCGGTTCACCGTCCGTCCCGTGCTCCCCGAACCCCTCCGGCCGCTGAGCGACCTGGCGCGTAATCTGCGCTGGTCCTGGCATGCGGAGACGCGCGACCTGTTCCAGTCCGTCGACCCCGAGGCCTGGGCCGGCGCCCAGCGGGATCCGGTACGGCTGCTGGGCCGGGTGCGGCCGGCACGGCTGGCCCAGCTGGCCGAGGACCGGCGGTTCCTGCGCCGGCTGACCGCCGTGGCCGACGACCTCGACGACTATCTGACCGGAGACCGCTGGTACCAGGCGCAGACTGACGGGCTGCCCGCCGCCGTCGCCTACTTCTCCCCGGAGTTCGGCATCACGGCGGCGCTGCCCCAGTACTCCGGCGGCCTCGGCATCCTGGCAGGGGACCATCTGAAGGCGGCCAGCGATCTCGGCGTACCCCTGATCGGTGTCGGGTTGCTGTACCGGCACGGCTACTTCCGGCAGACCCTCTCCCGCGACGGCTGGCAGCAGGAGCACTACCCGGTGCTCGACCCCAACGAGCTGCCCCTCACCCAGCTGAAGGAGCCCGACGGCACCCCGGCGCGGCTCACGCTCGCGCTGCCCGGCGGCAAGGCGCTGCACGCCCGCATCTGGCTCGCCCAGGTCGGCCGGGTGCCGCTGCTGATGCTCGACTCGGACGTGGAGGACAACGAGCTCGGCGAACGCGGGGTGACCGACCGGCTCTACGGCGGCGGCAGCGAGCACCGGCTGCTCCAGGAGATGCTGCTCGGCATAGGAGGGGTGCGGGCGGTGCGGACGTACTGCCGGCTCACCGGGCACCCGGAGCCGGAGGTGTTCCACACCAACGAGGGGCACGCGGGCTTCCTCGGCCTGGAGCGGATCGCCGAACTGGCCGCGGGCGGCCTGGACTTCGACTCCGCCCTGGAGGCGGTGCGCGCCGGCACGGTCTTCACCACTCACACCCCCGTCCCGGCAGGCATCGACCGCTTCGACCGGGAGCTGGTCGCCCGGCACTTCGGCCCGGAGGCCGAGCTCCCCGGCATCGACGTCCAACGGATCCTGACGCTGGGCATGGAGACGTACCCGGGCGGTGAGCCGAACCTGTTCAACATGGCGGTGATGGGGCTCAGGCTGGCCCAGCGCGCCAACGGGGTGTCGCTGCTGCACGGGCAGGTGAGCCGGGACATGTTCGCGGGCCTGTGGCCGGGATTCGACTCGGACGAGGTGCCGATCACGTCCGTGACCAACGGGGTGCACGCGCCGACCTGGGTGGCCCCGGAGGTGCTGCGCCTCGGCGCCCGCGAGGTCGGCGCCCAGCGGGCGGAGGACGCGCTGACGGTGGGCGGCTCGGACCGCTGGGACTCCGTCGCCGACATCCCGGACCAGGAGATCTGGGAGCTGCGCCGCACCCTGCGCGAGCAGCTGGTGCTGGAGGTACGGGAGCGGCTGCGCGCGTCCTGGCGTCAACGCGGGGCGGGGAACGCCGAGTTGGGCTGGATCGACGGCGTCCTGGACCCGGAGGTGCTGACGATCGGCTTCGCCCGCCGGGTCCCGTCGTACAAACGCCTGACGCTGATGCTCCGCGACCGCGACCGCCTGATGGACCTGCTCCTGCACCCGGAACGCCCGGTGCAGATCGTCGTGGCGGGCAAGGCGCACCCGGCGGACGACAGCGGCAAACGCCTGGTCCAGGAGCTGGTCCGGTTCGCCGACGACCCGCGCGTCCGCCACCGGATCGTCTTCCTGCCCGACTACGGCATGGCGATGGCGCAGAAGCTCTACCCCGGCTGTGACATCTGGCTGAACAACCCGCTGCGGCCGCTGGAGGCCTGCGGTACGAGCGGGATGAAGGCGGCGCTGAACGGCTGCCTCAACCTCTCTGTGCTGGACGGCTGGTGGGACGAGTGGTTCCAGCCGGACTTCGGCTGGGCCATCCCGACGGCGGACGGCGCGGGCACGGACCCCGACCGCCGGGACGACATCGAGGCGGCGGCCCTCTACGACCTCCTGGAGCAGCGGGTGACCCCGCGTTTCTACGAGCGCGGAAGGGGAGGCCTCCCCGACCGCTGGATCCAGATGGTCCGCCAGACCCTCACCCTGCTGGGCCCGAAGGTGCTGGCCGGGCGGATGGTCCGCGAATACGTCGAGCGCCTCTACGCCCCCGCCGCGCAGGCACACCGCGCACTGACCCCGGACACGGCTCGTGATCTGGCCGCCTGGAAGGCCCGGGTGCGGGCGGCCTGGCCCCGGGTGAGCGTCGACCACGTGGAGACGACGGCGACGACGGCCACGGCGGAGCTGGGCACGACGGTGGGTCTGCGGGTTCGGGTCGCCCTGGGCGAGCTGACCCCGGACGACGTGGAGGTGCAGGCGGTGTCCGGCCGGGTGGACGCGGAGGACCACATCACGGACGCGACGGTGGTCCCCCTGAAGCCGGCCGGCACCCCTGACCTGGAGGGCCGCGTGCTGTACGAGGGCCCGCTCTCGCTGGACCGCACGGGCCCCTACGGCTACACGGTCCGCGTCCTGCCCGCACACCGTTTGCTGGCGTCGGCTGCCGAGCTTGGGCTGGTGGCGGTGCCGTCGGGGGAGGTGGTGGAGGGGGCGGGGGTGTTGTTGCGGTAG
- a CDS encoding alpha-1,4-glucan--maltose-1-phosphate maltosyltransferase translates to MPATHNSSGPPTNSRTPAAEKKATAKKPVKPRAGKDGKRGSPQPDTPVLGRIPVLDVRPVVQQGRRPAKAVTGESFEVSATVFREGHDAVGANVVLRDPKGRPGPWTPMRELAPGTDRWGATVTAGGPGRWTYTVEAWSDPLATWRHTAQIKIPAGLDTALVLEEGARLYERAVTGVPAAARPLVRAAVRALRDESRSANDRLKPALWPSVQAVLASYPLRELVTASDPMPLLVERERALYGSWYEFFPRSEGTAEQPHGTFRTAARRLKAIAEMGFDVVYLPPVHPIGTTFRKGPNNTLTAGPDDVGVPWAIGSPEGGHDAVHPGLGTIEDFDHFVAEARESGLEIALDFALQCSPDHPWVQKHPEWFHHRADGTIAYAENPPKKYQDIYPVAFDADMDGLVAETVRILRHWMDHGVRIFRVDNPHTKPVVFWERVIAEINGTDPDVIFLAEAFTRPAMMHTLAQIGFQQSYTYFTWRNNKHELTEYLSELAGEAAAYMRPNLFANTPDILHAYLQHGGRPAFEVRAVLAATLSPTWGIYSGYELCENTPLKEGGEEYLDSEKYQLRPRDWAAAEREGRSIAPLITRLNTVRRNHPALRQLRDLHFHHADQDAVIAYSKRSGSNTVLVVANLDPHHTQEATVSLDMPRLGLDWHESVPVRDELTGETYYWGRTNYVRLEPGLRPAHIFHVLRPSTPQIGGSPTI, encoded by the coding sequence ATGCCCGCCACGCACAACTCGTCAGGACCCCCGACCAACAGCAGGACCCCGGCAGCAGAGAAGAAGGCGACGGCCAAAAAACCCGTAAAACCCCGGGCCGGGAAGGACGGCAAGCGGGGGTCGCCGCAGCCGGACACCCCGGTTCTCGGCCGCATCCCCGTCCTGGACGTCCGCCCCGTGGTCCAGCAGGGGCGCAGGCCCGCCAAAGCGGTGACCGGTGAGTCGTTCGAGGTGTCGGCCACCGTCTTCCGGGAGGGGCACGACGCCGTGGGCGCCAACGTGGTCCTGCGTGACCCCAAGGGCCGCCCCGGACCCTGGACGCCGATGCGGGAGCTCGCCCCGGGCACCGACCGCTGGGGCGCCACCGTCACCGCCGGCGGGCCCGGCCGCTGGACGTACACCGTGGAGGCCTGGTCCGACCCGCTGGCCACCTGGCGGCACACCGCACAGATCAAGATCCCGGCCGGCCTCGACACCGCTCTGGTCCTGGAGGAGGGCGCCCGGCTGTACGAGCGGGCGGTCACCGGAGTACCGGCGGCGGCACGCCCCCTCGTACGGGCCGCGGTGCGGGCCCTGCGCGACGAGTCCCGGTCCGCGAACGACCGCCTGAAGCCCGCCCTTTGGCCCTCGGTCCAAGCCGTTCTGGCCAGCTATCCCCTGCGGGAGCTGGTCACCGCCTCCGACCCGATGCCGTTGCTGGTGGAGCGGGAGCGGGCCCTCTACGGCTCCTGGTACGAGTTCTTCCCCCGCTCCGAGGGCACCGCCGAGCAGCCGCACGGCACCTTCCGGACGGCCGCGCGGCGGCTGAAGGCGATCGCGGAGATGGGCTTCGACGTCGTCTATCTCCCGCCCGTCCATCCGATCGGTACGACGTTCCGCAAGGGCCCCAACAACACCCTCACCGCCGGTCCGGACGACGTGGGAGTGCCCTGGGCCATCGGGTCACCGGAAGGCGGTCACGACGCCGTCCACCCCGGCCTCGGCACGATCGAGGACTTCGATCATTTCGTCGCCGAGGCACGGGAGTCGGGCCTGGAGATCGCCCTCGACTTCGCGTTGCAGTGCTCGCCGGACCACCCCTGGGTGCAGAAACACCCCGAGTGGTTCCATCACCGGGCCGACGGCACGATCGCCTACGCCGAGAACCCGCCGAAGAAGTACCAGGACATCTACCCCGTCGCCTTCGACGCCGACATGGACGGCCTGGTCGCCGAGACCGTACGGATCCTGCGGCACTGGATGGACCACGGAGTGCGGATCTTCCGCGTCGACAACCCGCACACCAAACCGGTCGTCTTCTGGGAACGGGTCATCGCCGAGATCAACGGCACCGACCCCGACGTGATCTTCCTGGCCGAGGCCTTCACCCGCCCCGCGATGATGCACACCCTCGCCCAGATCGGCTTCCAGCAGTCGTACACCTACTTCACCTGGCGCAACAACAAGCACGAACTCACCGAATACCTCAGTGAGTTGGCGGGTGAGGCGGCTGCGTACATGCGGCCCAACCTGTTCGCCAACACCCCGGACATCCTGCACGCCTACCTCCAGCACGGCGGCCGCCCCGCCTTCGAGGTCCGTGCCGTGCTCGCCGCCACCCTCTCCCCCACCTGGGGCATCTACAGCGGCTACGAGCTGTGCGAGAACACCCCGCTCAAGGAAGGCGGCGAGGAGTACCTCGACTCCGAGAAGTACCAGCTCAGGCCCCGCGACTGGGCGGCGGCCGAGCGCGAGGGCCGCAGCATCGCCCCGCTCATCACCCGGCTGAACACCGTCCGCCGCAACCACCCCGCCCTGCGCCAACTGCGCGATCTGCACTTCCACCACGCCGACCAGGACGCGGTGATCGCCTACTCGAAGCGGAGCGGGTCGAACACGGTTCTGGTCGTCGCCAACCTCGACCCCCACCACACCCAGGAGGCAACGGTCTCGTTGGACATGCCGCGACTCGGCCTGGACTGGCACGAGTCCGTGCCGGTGCGCGACGAGCTCACCGGCGAGACCTACTACTGGGGCAGGACCAACTACGTGCGCCTCGAACCGGGTCTTCGGCCCGCGCATATCTTCCACGTCCTGCGACCGTCCACCCCGCAGATCGGAGGGTCACCCACCATATGA